The following nucleotide sequence is from Aedes aegypti strain LVP_AGWG chromosome 3, AaegL5.0 Primary Assembly, whole genome shotgun sequence.
cagcgggattcgaacccacgacccttagcatggtcatgctgaataactgcgcgtttaccgttacggctatctgggcctctaGTTGTGCCATTGGGAACCCTAGTTGGGAACCATTGAATTTTGTGTTTTCGGTTTTAGAAACCTTTGGTATTCGTTTGCTTCACCATATTTTCGTAATGCCAGATTATGGAGAAACcgcacacgaatttgatttaattcgaTAATGACGCACAAATGTACAACTTTTTCCAATGCACCAATCTTCACGGTTGTGTTAAGAATCTTGAGGCATATGCGTGTGGTGCTCATAAATGCCAACTAGTGACACTATTCCATACTAATCAGCTTTGCTAATCATTGATCTTTAAATAGCAACTTTACTGAAAACACAGATAAATCCTCCTACTGTCAATATATGGAATCAACTGAAAGAAGCATTTTACAGCTGACGAACAAATgcgaaactttgccgaagacactggTCTTTTAGCATCACTCAAACTTGAGATATATGAATTTaatcctctaatacccaacacCGCCTTTAAACGGGGTACGCTttagaattttgtgtattttatcGTAGctctgaaataaaaattattgccaaaaatcagttactagaaaaggcttcaagaaaaaatgaaaaaggatagggatgttcaaaaataataattataacgatcaaaaaccaaaactcatagatttgcgaataaaaataaatcattacctaaaacgtgtttggaacgattttagataacttaaagtgatatttagatcgaaaataaaaaattgggtATTGGAGGGTTAAAATATTTGATGCTTATCAGCGCCTAGTGGCCGTTTGTTGCGTTGAGCAGACATTCAAGCGTAAAGCCCTTGATtcaatgagcaactttgctgaggTAAGCATTCTTTCTAATACTCAGTATATTGAGATAAAGAACgtcataacaaaaatatgagcTCCATATAGTAACATTTTCTAAGGTAAATTCCCAACCAACTGTTGAGTACTTTGTTGGTCTTTTCCCTTATGCAAATCTTCGCCgcataaagtttatttttatacagaaCTGCTTCTGAGAATTAAGCGTCCAAAGCTTCAAAAATTCGCTGTTTCGGACCTTTGTTCACAATAACCCCTCCCTACGAATTCATCCTAATTTTTCTTATAGTGTTTagtaaaactcaaattaatTCGCTTTCCAAAACTGCAGAAAAATAGAAAATCCATTTATACTTCGTGAAGTACATCTATTGGAATTTCGGGTCAATATAAACCCAAGGCACAGACAACGTAATGCttatatgaaaattgttctagaatttttttaacataattgaAACCAACGTGTGAAAAATTCGCAAATCAGTTCACTCACAAAAAAGTTACAACCCCGTCATAGGGCTCTGTGGTCATATTGACCGCAAACACAGACAAAGGGGTAAAAAATTTACTCAAAGAACTAcattgcacatttttttaccataAATTCTTCAACGAGTGATTTGACACTGTAAACTGTTTCTAATATTTATTTCAAGCAAGCgattaaatgcattttttcacctAGAACAAATTTGTTGTTTGGGGTACATTTCAAATTTCCATTAGAGATAGACTTCGAAAAAGTTTTGTCTGGAATTATTATTGAAAGAAAAAGCCTGTTATCCACGCTTCTATGTATTCATTTCTGTAAAACTTATCTAAACCTTATTCCATCGTTTTAGGGACCGCGAGCTTCAGATCAGCAAAATCGAGGAGGATCGACACAGGGATCGTGAACGAGCCCATGGCAAGAATTACCTCTTGGAAGCCTACCTGAAAGGACTGCCGGAATCTTCTGAAGTAGATCGTAATACTGGAGATAGTGGGGTTACTTCCGAAGCCACAACTGCAGCCTCACCTGAAGTTGAATCCTGTATCGAACTGGATGCCGAATCTCCAACCACCTCAGTGGAAAAGGACAGCACCATCAAGGAACAAATCAAAATGCTGGAGAAGATCGTTCAGTTGAACAAGCAAATTGTAAAGGAAGAAGAAACGGCTGTCAAACTGTACGATCGAATTCGACGCTACCAGTTGGACATTCCTAATCAATCGCAAGCACAGATAGAGGAAAACCTATCGAAAGTGAATGCCAGCTTGGATAAGAGTGGGTGTGAACTTCAAATGATCGATGAGAGTATGAAGCACTCCGAAATGATGTtgatggaaaaaaattctcTTTTAAAGAGCTTGCAGGACGAGTTGGAAAACCAAGAGCAGCAAAGCAACATTATAATGGACTTTTCAATGCCGAATCCTGTGCTGAGCATCGGAAGAATGGGCCCTGCAGCAGAAGCATCCGGAATGCCTGCCGTCCCAAACAGTTACCCACTGTACACCATCAGTGAACAACAGCAACCACCGAATTCGAACACCCTGCCTCGTAATCAACGCTTTCCGGTGACGGCGCAGAGTACAGTTCCCCAAATCTCCGTCCATCAGATCAACAAATTCATCCAAAGCAACAACAAGCTGGGCAACAACTGCAACACGATGCTAGATGACAAGATCTGCCCCAAGCAGTTGTTTAACTCGGCAATCTACGCACAACCGATGAAGCATCACGGATTGGAAGTCCCGAAGAAACCTCCGGACGATGATATGACCAACATGGGGACACTTGTTTAAGGGCGATGCGCTGGTGCTATCGAATCACACAACAAACGCAACACAAATCAAAGAGAAGTGAGCAAAAACCGTTAAAACATTTTCATCGAAACTACTTAGCATGTTAGATGTATTAGGATTAGTCGCACTAAGGGAAACATCGAGATCATTCTTATAACCAAACATATCACCTAAGAGTAGACATTAGTAAGCAGTTCGTAAGCTCACGTGGTATTTAGCATGATCACATCCATAGGAGTGTttatttcgtttatattttttgctgtttttgttTACATAATATTCGTTTTGATAAGCTAGTCAGAGTAAGATTTCAATTGCATTTTCGATGCGTCGGAGCGAAGCGAAAGCCATCCTTTGGCAGGATGGCAGATATTCTTACCGCGCGTCGATCGAGTTCGAGTATTTACAGCGAAAACTCCTGATCGGAAACATTGTGTGTCGTTTGACTCTCTATTGAGTGTAATTGTTTTTGCTTATTGAAATGAACTTCATCCACGATATCTGGCAATAAAACTGAAGCTACCGAAACACCAAACTACGATGTACTGTTTATTTTACTATGAAtattgtgaaattttcaaaaacacgtCTTTTGTGTCCACATGACAATTTTACATGAATCATAGAATATCGACGAAACTCCGTTGGAACTGCACCAACATCTACTGGTATTTTGTAAGATGTATTAGATATAGACTTaaccatttttttctgaaactcaACAAGGATTCATTTCACATATATTCACTTATTATGTTCAACGTTTATAGTGGTAAAGAAATCACCTTTTACGACGCATTTAATTTACACGTTCACGAAAGAACGGGAATTCAAGGAATAtatggtcgaaagacaaaatctTGAAAGGTCAGACTATTGAGAGAAAAAAAGGTCAAAAGGtagaataaaaatcaataaagaaaaaaactcaACTTATGAAAGTAAAGAGATTACCATTACCATTAAGCAAAACATGTTCATTCTCTTGTTATTTTGACCATTTGTCTTCTACCGTATTGCGTTACGACCCAATTGAAACATAGGCAgactctcagcttagtgttctgataagcatttccacagttattaactgagagctttctttgccaattgaccgtTTTTGCTTGTGGATTTATCATGTGGCAAGTACgcagatactctatgctcagggaagctgagaaaatttccatttacGAATAGATaattgaccggtgggattcgaatccaggATCTTCAgtttagtcttgctgaatagttaCGCGTGTACCgtcacggctatctgggccctactTTATCCTTGTGGTGTTTTgtatttcgactttttgtccctaAACTAAATTAAACTGTTGTTTTGCAGCAAATTGGCTCGATTGAAAGTAATTGTTAGACGTTATCGCAAATAGAacaggataatttttaatttagctTCGTGCTTTTAGGAAGCTTAAAATTTGAAGATCAAGAACGTTTTATTACAGAAGTCGCCCATCTTTGATTTCCGAAACGTTTCCTCTTAAAGCTTCAACTTTGATATTACACaaaaaccaaacaaaaaaatctcGCAAAGCAAACAACAAGTTATTGTATTTACTTAATGTGAAGTGTTATTTTGCGGAACATTTTAGAAGAAAATTATTAAGaatattgaactattttttttacttcaatGTCTCACAAACTGTGAGTAGAGGCATAAGTAGGGTAAGTTCCAAGTACGCGCTGTGTTTACATTTAACTAGTTGTGACATGACAGACTTTGTTATGCATACTACATTGTTTTCATTTCGACAAAATCGAATGTATTTGGATTTGAAAATTCAGTTTCTTACCGATTTCAGCAACTAAACTAAACTATTATGTTGCCAAATCTGGGATGTTGACAAATTCAAGAAATTTAAAAGGCTCATGTTTTAATCATTTCAATCTCTTAAATATTCAGATAATGTATGGCAACTTCTACGAATGTCTGAGAGCATTCTTCAGTTCAACTTTTAGAATTGGTTGTCCCAGCTCCAATGTACTGAGTATAAGAACCATCTGAAAGTACGCTTGTTGTACGTAATACAAGCGTGGTATTACTTTCAGTGGCCATTTGCGAATGTTCTGCGAGATATAATTGAAGGCAGCAGGTGTTGGTAGAAGGTGCGGTAAAATAACGTTTCAGGAGGGATATTATTCCGATTTTCCTGAAATAACTATATTAGATTCGAGAAATATTTTTCTGAGGGCTAGTTTTGTTTGTGG
It contains:
- the LOC5567876 gene encoding ras association domain-containing protein 10, translating into MNIAAQAAVNRLTSSSNSAAAGHGLLVAPGASTAAIAPTSSAVLPTGSGGVFPKSKECWILPSNHPLMAPRMTSEIVSDDDDEDDDQEESQSEDDESCGTVSDYSTEEVPVWIKGEQRFISGVTEETTCGDLIEALIQQENLATGQNAASETKEYCITERWRQVEQVLDCKTKILQIWSAWGKAQPEVKFILRRMDGSQGFSIGPPTTTGGAALGLPTERDKDSGRGSPTGSINSAIVRRKRHRASKSSFAWMTHGTTIHPKSNKSSIERLMKLILEQGDIIQQQLSKLRDRELQISKIEEDRHRDRERAHGKNYLLEAYLKGLPESSEVDRNTGDSGVTSEATTAASPEVESCIELDAESPTTSVEKDSTIKEQIKMLEKIVQLNKQIVKEEETAVKLYDRIRRYQLDIPNQSQAQIEENLSKVNASLDKSGCELQMIDESMKHSEMMLMEKNSLLKSLQDELENQEQQSNIIMDFSMPNPVLSIGRMGPAAEASGMPAVPNSYPLYTISEQQQPPNSNTLPRNQRFPVTAQSTVPQISVHQINKFIQSNNKLGNNCNTMLDDKICPKQLFNSAIYAQPMKHHGLEVPKKPPDDDMTNMGTLV